Within the Aspergillus luchuensis IFO 4308 DNA, chromosome 5, nearly complete sequence genome, the region CGGTATTTCATGTCTCATAGGCGGTGTGTATACTCTTGACATTGCAGAATCACCGCAGGTGAGCACTAGGCTTGAATGCTGCCATTCATCTTTGATAAACGCGTGGGGTGCCCCACTACGTGGAGACGCCGTACCTTATGGCATATGATGCTATATATGTATTCGAAAGTGCCTGGAACATTCCTGATACTGTTGATCGCAAGGCCCTAAACTAGGCCGGTCCACCCCCTTCGAAGTAAGGGCGTGAGACGCGCGCCGTGGGACGCAATGGGTAGGATCGCTCCCTTACAGTTGGCTGATTGTAGGTAGGAATGACTAGCGCTTGCATCGATCGGGCTGTGCTGCCCAAACAAATATATACAGTGACCAAGTAGGTCATACCACGTCAGTATGTTACTGTGAGCGAAGTATTAGGTGGAAGTGAGGGATGGGGCTGAGAGGGGATGTTTACGAAGATTAACTCGGAGTACCATAAATTGGCTATGTGCACCCGCGTTTCAAGCTATGTGAGTACATTCCATGTTGTATTTGGGTTCTCCAGACAAATTTCTGTTGCTTGGCAGTATGCCTTCTAAGAGCCTGACCTCGCCTTCTGTACCGATTGGCGCGCCCCTTGACACGCAAGCCGTTAAAGAACTCTTCAATCAGTTCAAGAGTCTAGCCTCCACGACGGGATATGATACTACTCTAGCGGTTTACGATGAAAATACTAAACTATACGGCCAGCTGAAGTCCAAAGACTCTGAGCTCGAAAACCTAAGGGGCGAAATAAACGAGCGAGAGCGAAAGAAGGAGACCGCGCTCAACGAAATGTTTGAAGCcattgagaaagagaagggtAGacacaaagaaacaaagGAGCAGGCTTTGTTGCTTCAAAAGACCATtgaggacaaggagaagctcaTTTCTGAGCGTGACAAGCGCATAGGTGAACTCGAGAAGCAAGTAAAGAAGCTTCAATTGGACAATACaaaggagaggggaaagctGGCAGATTCGCAGAAGGACGTCACCGCTCTCCAAAATgccaagaaagagaaagaagacactATCGACAAAATGAAATCCGTAGGTGCTGACTTGAAAGAAAGACTCTCTACCTCCAAGAAGAGGGTCAAAGAGCTAGAGGAACAGGTTTCCATGCTTAAAGGAACACTAGCAACTACTCAAGGGCGCCTCACGAAGCTGGAGGGATTTGCCGCTGGGCATCatgaagtggatgaagagtcATTGTGAGTGCCATATTCATAGGATCGAAGATTCTATAGAAATCTAACATCTTCTAGGGTTGAAGGCTTTATTGGGCTCTGGGAGTTCGCTAAAACTGAGTTATACCCTCACCTGAACGTGGACTTTCCCAGCGAGACTCCGAGGGTAAGCCATCTTTCACTTCTCGGAACAATAGAATCAGAGGAAGCCTGACATAGCCCGAGGAAATCGGATGGCAGGATATTTCACCGTGGGACAGGCTCCGACATTGTGACTTAGTACGCGCTAATCAAGTCCCTCTTCCGTGTTCGAACACATCAGTGGCGAAACAGATGCGGTTTTCCGTCATCCTGGCTATTCTGGCAAGAGAGATAGCCAAACACATTTTCCAGCCAACGTACATCGCACCTATGGAAGATTACTTTGAGAAAGCCCTTTCCAACTTGGCCGCTACTAATAGCGAAAAAGAATCTTTTTGTCGATCgattcttctttccatcgaTCCGGAAACCCAGGCAAGGGTATGTCTCAAAAATGTTCAGAGTGTGGTTAAGAACGTCTCAGCATACCTGGATGAACTACTTCCAGAAGACCAACGCAATGCATTTCTTAAAAGCCTAAGCAAAGTTATACAAAGGGCTGTGGATATCTGGAAACCGGTTCAGCGCGCTCAACGGAGATATGTACCAGACTTTGAATCCCCGCACGCCGAAGACGAGTGGGAAGCCTTTACATTTCCTACTGACGAGAACCCCACTACAGAGACAAACGCCAATCAGAAAAACCCAAATAACTTCTCGTTAACTGTTTTCCCCCGCATATGTGTTATAGAGAACAACACATGCACTGCCTTTACAACTGTCATACTATTGAGTAGCTCGCATTATCCATGGACGGCTGCGGCAACCGAGATAAGCAAAGAGCCACCTAGTCCTACCATTGGACGAGTACTGAGCCTGTGGCGCAAAGGTTCAAATAACAGGAAAAATTTGCCTCTTGCGAATGGAGgtccgacgaagacgagtAAGGCGTGAAGGATTGGGTGGTATCTGACTAAGCTGGGAGGAGCCGGGGGCGGTATGTGGAGGCGAAGCATACCAGTGTCATTGTAATCGAATTAACGATCTATTAAAGTGCAAAGTGCAAAAGGTCTCTTTGGAGTGAGAGATAGGTGTTTAATCTCCAGTGGACGTTCTCTATCAAGAACATGTATGCGTACAAAACTATGGAACTCCATTGACCTCACGCTGCTCTCGGACTCCGGGAAGGACTACATCAGAATTCAAGTAGAAAATTTCATATTCGTATTACTGCCATAACTGCAAGATTATACTGAAGGACAACTGAACCCGTCTTACATTTCAATTGATGTGCTCGTGGTTGGTATACCACATCTGCCAAAGTACAGCGAGTGCGTACTAAACCATTAGCGTAGCTAAAAGCCCAAAAGtgggaaaataaaagatgcATTTGATGCTTTTGGGAGATGGGCTTTTTCAGACAGTCGAGATCGATTTCAGCCATGCCTTTCTTACTTTTGCACTTTGAGCGATTGCGGAGACTGATCAGTCATGATGCTGGGAGCGAGGCGCATAATTAGTAACCCGATGTGTGATGACACAGTTACCGTCCATGTCTCACAAACATAGAAGCCAGCGGACTCGCTCTCACAATCGGGTTATTTCAATTTTAGGATAGCCTTTAATCCCCACTGTAGTCGGCAAGGTATTCATCCGTGAGCTCTACCTTTGACCCTTGTTACGCCGATGGTTATGACTGTTTTGCCTCCAAAAACATGCCAGAAGCCAACATCAAGATATCTCGACAGAACGACAACATTAACAAAGTAACCCTGTCTGGTGAGTGCAGCCGAGTAATCTACCTTTACTTTCCGTCAGTTTTCGCAAGTTGATGATTGGCTTCCCAGAGACTAGACAAATACTGCCAAGCAATCAGTACGCCCCAGTACTACATCTTGTTCCAGCAATATTGCGCTCATCGTGTTGATCAGCCTTCACTTTTCCAATAAGCCATACCATATCCTTGGGCCTGATTAAGCACATTGTCAGTAGTCCATGTTGCTGAGACCTCCAAGCCGCAAACGAAATGCTTTATGCAGAACGGATTTGGTATAGCTGATACTCCCCTAATGTGCAGGGAGTATTGACCATTATCCGAATCCCGCTGGATACTGAAGGAGGTGTTTGATATGGTTGGAGCGGCACCTCATATCTCCTTTGAGCACCTAAAGCTCcccaggaaagtaatagtgtTTACAGTGAGTGAGCTTACATGAAGAGATATAGTCATACCCTACCTATCGCCTATAgcaggggggggggggggtcgGTGTATAAGTAccctactattactactactattactactactattactactactactactactactactactactactactactactactactactactactactactactactactactactactactactactactactactactactactgtgcgtgtgtgtgccAGTTGTGTTATTTCCTACGTGTAGTTTTCTGTAACGGAAACAGTGATTGTCATAGAGTGTATACAGTCCTGTATGTCTTTGGTCCGTTAAGGCTATAGTTTCTGTTTATAATCAAGACGAAGTGCACGGAAGTAGACATGTTTCTTCTGGCTTCAAGGTTCCCGCTCTGAACTATTTGCTACTGCCGAGCTGAACAGAATGTCAAAATAGCACAGAAACCGCTATCATCATTATGGATGATTGCATTATCATGTATATCACCTTGAGAGAACACTCTTCCCACCGTCAAGTGTAAGCCGCTGCCGAATTCTGACCCGGAGATTGCCATGTCCGAGGCGACATAATGTGGCCTTCCCGTTGCTGTCGCAGGAGCTTGCTTCAACAACCATACTGGGTGAGAACAATATAGCCTCTCCCACTTGTAAATTTACGATCTCCtcaaaaagagaaagttgTGAAACCGCTTCCGTGTCATGGTTGTCCGTCTTCGATCCACCGAAAGGACTTTCCAACGCTCCTGCCAGATGTTTGTGCAGAGTACGCAGCCATTCCGGGAAGTTAATCGATGCACAATGGTAGTTGAACAAAGATTCAAAAGGGTTGTGGAGACTGCGGGTTCCTGGGTAGAAATGATCATTCGGACCCCCAGATGCCGCTGCAGTCGGACAGCGGACAGAAGTGTTTCAGTGAAGCCTCGAGCCTCGAGAGAACTATTCATGTACTGCTAACCGTCAGTGTCTGTCCGGCAAGAAAAAATGGATTGCTGGAGTACGCGTAGAACCTTATGAGCCTCGTCCAGAGCTAAAACTCTGCCAATTTCTGGATCTTGCTCCAGGAATATTCCCAAGCAGATGTTgaatagagaagaagcgGTTTCGGGAGAGATGCACGGACAAGACAAATCTACCACCGTTAACCGGCGCGCCTAGCGTACAGTAGTCTTGTTAGTCATTTGAATCATGCTAACGAAGCTCTACTATACAGAAACTCTTCGACGCTAACCTTCGGCTTCCAGTCAATGCCTTTGGAAGCAGCTTTCTTCTTGCCAGAAATAGGTAGAGTCTGCAACTGAGGCATGAAGCTTTCTAGCATCTCCAGCCGTTGCTTCAATGGCTCGAGCTGGGCAGGGGTCAAATTCGAGTCCAGCACTTTTTTCTTGAAGGTGCAATAGTCAAACCCCGTATGTGTTGCCTGCTGCTCCATACGCATTTCCCGGAGAATACGTTTGACGGTGTGCATGTAGAGCGGCATGGGGCCATCATCCTGCCCCACTGCCATAAGATCTAGCATTCGCTTTGTATTGAGATTTTTCTGATCAATCTCTAAAGCAGATACCGCGATATTCAACCTCGAATAGGCTCCCTCGACGCAACGTTAGAATTCGATGATAGTTGAAAGCAGTCCTCTGAAAGGCATTACAGACCTTGATGGCGTGGAGATTGGTCGGGGCACATAAGACTCGCACCTCAATATCGGGGTGTGAGGATAGAAAGGCTGCTTCACAGGGCGATCCCATCGTGTCACTGATGAAGGTATCGTAATGAAAGACGATTCCTGTCAGGGGATTTCGCAACTGCCCGGCTTTGGATGGAATCAGGCAGCTTTCCAATATGCAGGACAATGTATGGCTCTTCCTGGAGCCCTGGGAACCACATATGAATGTGCTTGAGGGAGGAGTGATATTAAAGAACACACGAGGGTCTTCGGTCATGACAGAGGGACTTCCTTCTATGACCCTTGCTAACAGGCCAAATTAAGTTACTTTCCCGTCCACTTTTTAAGCTAAAGGTAGATACGAATCTGGTTGTAAAATGACTGGCCGAGAAAGTAGCTGACTAAAGGAAGATGCTAGGGGCTGTGGAAAATCCGTCATGTGGAATGTTAAAGAACTCCAAAAAGGCCACTACGCAGTGTAGCGGATCCTGAAGTAATGCACCCTGCCCGGTACACTTGATGCACATTAACCACTATATAACAGTTTCATTTTCTTACATATCCATATAGTGGTATAGCTTCAGTTGGACCACATACTAGTACATCTAGTCTACGGCGAAAACGTTGAAAAGGTGGTCTTCGTAGAAGAACATTTTATGACTTTTTGTATGGGTTGGTCGAGATAGGGCAACTGATAGGGCAGCAGCGAACCTGTGGGACTTGATATCATGCACACATTTGATATTTACATTAGCGGCGCAGCTTCATAGTTATGGTCAGAGTGAATGCCATGGTATAGGTCGTCGGGACTACTTACAGTAGAATCTGAGGCGAACCTGGTACAACAATACATTCTCAACCTGGTGTCTCAGTTTACTGCAGGCCGCAGCATTTACCCTAAAAGGTAATTAGAGCGCCATGGTTTTCTTAACACCAAAAGGGGAAAGGTTTGACTGGACTACGTACACCGCGCACGTGCATAAAACCAGAGTGGACTTCCGTCAATTGGCGTTGCGCTGCGCCAGCCAGGCTTGAAAAGAACTGTACAAATTAGTTAAACACGCTTAGGCTTTCAAGAAGTTTAAGGCGCAGCTAAACTCTGGTATTATTTTTCGGCGGCTGCAGCGAGCTCAACACCTGCGAGAATCACATCGTACCCTCGAATCACACGAACAGAGCGATTCAATAAGAACCGGGTCTGGAGTGGGAAAGGTCGAGAAAGCTAAAAAGGTCAAGGCTGTCATTTAAGGGAGCTCCTCGCCGTAGGTGAAGGTCATCTGTAGGAGGCAGATTATACATTTCAGAAACTAAAGTCCCCCAGCCAAGGGACGTAGGTGCATCAGCCGCGATAATGGCCCGATTGTTCAGCCCGCGGGGCACCCATCCAGCTCACCCATAGAATGCCTGCGGAAATTACTGGAAGCAGTTAGGGCCTGAAGATGGTCATATCGGGCGAAGACATAACCCACTTCCCGACATGCGATCCAGAGGGAGGCTGGGACGGAGATTTGAGCAAGCCTTTTTGGTAGTGACGTATATTATCCGTGACCTAGAAGCGCGTTCAGTGGAGTCCACCAAATCCAGTTCTCGACACCTGACGACAAACCAACGGCGTTCTTGTAAGGGCATAAGGTAAATCTGTGTCTTCATGGAGGGGGGGGGTAAGCTAGCGTTGAAAGCAGGCTTTGCACGACAATCCGCACTCTCAGTAATTCTGTTCGATTCCACACTGTAGACCCGGTAGACTGAACGGTTGACTATGAGCCTGAGTGGGCTAAGAAACCTCTGGCCACAACATTTATGCCAGGCTCGTCTGACGTCAGTCGTAACATACGTATCTATGGTGTAATAACCCGCCCTGAGATAGAACACCACCGGGATGTCTTGCAGTTAAACTAGCTCAGTCATCCCGACGGCACTCTAAGTTGGATGCCACATACTACCTACTACCCATGACACTAGCAGCCGTAAACTAGAGGCTAGATATGTCGAGTGCATTGTTGACACACCGTTGTCATGTACGGTAGATGAGCCCTTTCCTATCTATATCATCGGTCAAGCAATCCAAGCCGCAACTCAGTCGTAATGTAAAATAGAAGCCATATTGTGCATGCACCTCAGCCCATAGAAAATTAGCGCTTCACCTAGTTCATGTCTTGGATAAGCTGCAGAGCACACTACAAGCTTGTCCAGCTGATTTTTAGCCCAGAAGACGAGCAGGATTAGACACGTTtgcttcattttcattttagAACCCAACTATACAATGACCATCCACTGAGCCTTCACAAGCTTTATCGCCgattgagaaggaagtaGAAGTTATCCCTGGCCCTGCTGTCACTCTGCAATACTCCGGTCATAGAGCAAGTTGTCGTCATGGCGGCGTATTTTTGAGTACCTCGCGTATATCAATGTCTCTGACCAGCACAAGCTCCCGGCTATTGACTGTGAAGATAGCATTGCCAACAATCTCCCTGGGATCCTCATTGTAGCCCTTGGTAAAGAATTAAATTGCTCCGGCATATCTTTCGGGGGTTTTGACGAGGTCTTCACGGGTTGGGTCTTTTTTCATTGCAGCATATCTTTAACCATGGTTACCAAGCGGGCTTCTACGCCGACGTATGTCGAGTTTCCTTTGCGCTCCATCAGTGGACATGTTCTTATAAATGCCGAGGGTATACCTTACCAGCATTTTCATGTGTTTCTTTGCACTCTACCTCTCTAACAAGCAAAGTGCGGGACTTTGAAGTACTCATGCCATCAATGGTACATGGTCCGGTCTTAGCATCCTGAAGGTCTGTCGTAGATGTTGATGGCGTCTCCATCGTATCACGAGTGTAAGTTGGTATAATCCCCCAAAGATTTATCAATAGACTGGGGTCGATGAGCTTCTGTATGGAAGAAAAGTTCAAGTACGCGTTAGATGAAGGTTGAAGGGTTATATTGTGTCCGAAGGGTCTCCTGACTCTCCTCCTTATCCTTACATCTCGTCATGTGATATGCCTTACTAATCGGGAACTGCgtcaaagcaaagcaaggaaAGTTCTCTGAGACAGGCACTGCGAGACATAAGTATACAGTATCATTGGTAATGCTGGAGAGCTGTCCTACTGGGTTAGTCATTACATTCTATGATTCCCCAAAGGTAATGATGCAGGGCGGCGGGTACATCCCAGGGTGACTCGTACACTGCGCCCCCGGCTTCAAGTGGCCACGCAGAATACCATACCACCACTGTTCCATTACTGTCATCTATTTTCACTCTATGCCTGTTAATGGGAAATTATTACCCTCTCAACAAACTTAGAATCTCGTCAAAGCCCATGGTGGCCAACGCGCAATGTGCCTTTACCACCTTAACCGCAGAACCGAAATCTCCACGCTACCTCCGCATAGTCAAGTACGGGCCCCTAGAATATGAATATCTTGGAGAACAGTTTGTGGGGTTCATCCTTAcattcccccccccccacccccaattAACACCAGGTCATCATCGAGTGCGCTTTCAATCTTGCGCCGCAGCTCCTAACTTAGCCCCCTCGGCCGCGGGCCATGAATAAACACCAAGGACCACGGTTCCCGGCGCAACACGACCACACTGCTCATAGATAAGCTCTTAACGTATCATTGTCATCCTGCTCCTGTCATCTGGCTAAAGGGTGGAGAATACCGTGGCGCGTGGCTATATATGGTTGTTTCAAAGCCTAGGCTCACTCGGACATAGTACTTGGCGCATCTCACTGCGCTTTGCGTCTCCGAGATAATGTCCTACTTTAATTCGGGAGACAATCCATTTAAAAAAGCTCTTGAATGAAAAGGCATAAAGTGATCCCGAAAGGTCACTGGTCTATATTTGAGGAGCATTGATTACCTGGGGGAGCGATGGAATAGATGTATGCTAGTGAGTTCGGGAAAGAGCAGGATCTTTTCCTCGAAGGTATGCGGCACAAACAATCACTGTGCATATTGGACGCCCATGTATATCACACGAGCCGCTACTGCTCTAGGAAATAAGCTTCAGAAGAGACTCGGAGCACTTAGGCTGCATGCAAATGCATTCGGGATCCGTAAGCTCCAGACGAAAAGGCGCGGTGTTGTCGAGGGTAAACTCGAGCAATGGGCGAAGCAACAAGAAAGCTGCATCGCTGCATCTACTCAGCCATTGTCCATGCGATTCTTCGAGGAGATCTGCAAAATCACGAAATGTCTCATTTCTCGGATTTAACAGCCTAAAATAGTGTCAGACTTATGGGTATGTCAACATCGGCACTTACTAACGTGTTATCTGATATCTCCGACTCATGAGTGGGGTCCAAAGTGAGACCAAGGATTCCTGGACCGAACCGGTCGGTGAGTATATAGAGTCGCTGTCCCACTTTTCGGTAATGCTTGATGGCAACGTACTCCTGGGCATACACAGGACTCGTAGGACTTAGGTCGGGGAATaactccttcatcatcgcttgCGCTATCTTAGCATCATCTTTCCTGCTAGGGTTTCCTGCTCCCCGTTTCGGATGTTCGAAATCCGCAGATGTCATGTTTACATATCCCATGCTGTAACGGGTCCGAGAACCACCACATTGCTCGAAAAGTTCGAGAAGGTGATACCAACGGAGCAGTCGAAGGAGTGCATTTTTCTGGTTGAGCTCTTTAATCATCTCATATCTTCGCCTTTTCGTGACGTTCACGGCCAGGCGATGCGAATCAACCGTCTTCTGAGCTCTCGCACAGCACATCATCTCGCGCAGAGCCACTATCGATTGAGGACTAGCAATTGTTATCAAAAGGATGACAAGGTTCCCGAGCGAGCCCTTCTCAAGCCGAAGGGCCTTTGTCATTATAGCAGGGGAGAAATAGCTATATTCGGGCGGAGACATATTCTGAGCGGCACAGTGCTGTCTCTCTTGCAAGAGAATCTGCCGGGCAGCCTCACCATGCAAGATGGAGACATTAGTGCTTGCAGCCCTgcgccttctcttcgacgCAGGTGTTACCACGGATGTTTCACTGTCATTGTGGGGTTCTCTCGGGCGGCGTGCCACCTGACCCCCCTTTGGTGTTGACGGAGCATTCGGCCCATTCGAAATCCTCGCCATCGAGTCATGCTCGGCTTCAGTTTCAGTTCCATTGCGGCTCAGGTCTCCGTCCGATGACCATATTTCCTCTCGGAGAAATTGAGATAGGCTCTCTGTGACTGACTCCTTCTCTGTTACAATGCGCTCCGCATTTGATGAGAGAGGCGGGTCCTTGCTGCCTTGTTCCAGGAACCTGTGTATCATTGGGGAGACCTCAAGAGTCGTAGCGGACCGCTCGATAATTAGCACCGAAGGGTTAATCACTCCAGCGTTGAGAGCTAGTATCATCTTCGAAATAGATACGAGAGCTTCCACAGTAGCAGGTGAGACTGAAGGGAGTTCCTGAAACATTCTGTCGCCGCTCGTCTGGAAAAAAATCCTGACCGAACAGATTCAGTACAGTAATTGCATGCTAAACAGATGTAAGGCCATACCTTAGAATGACAACTACTGTTGATTTGATGTTCCAGGTATCAAGAAACACGGCTGCTATAATGGCATTTATCGCTTTGCGAAGAACCTCCGGCGAATCTGGCCCGGTGCGCTTATCGTAGTCTATGCAATTGTCGATACCAGTCCGCTTCGCGGCAGCATAGTATTTGCCTTTGTTCAGAAAAGCCTTTCTCAAATTTGCCGTACACTCTACAACACTATAAGTTTGTCCAAAAGTTTGAGTGACCAGGCGCCGCAGTTCTTCTTACCTCTACTGCCACCTATGAAGAATACTATGATAGCCAGAACAGAGTCAACCAGAGAGGCACCCAGTTGGGATAGTTTCCTATTCCCATCGTAGTTGTCCGGATTAGCACCTGCTGAGGTGCGAGCCAGACGTATCAAATGTTTAAGGGAGAAGGTATGGCCTATGATCTTTTCGAGTGTCTCGATTTTCGGCTCATGAGGGGTAGCCATGCTGGGTCAACACAGATATGAAATTCGATTTCTTGAAATCTAGCTGAAGTGCATATAACTTGAAGGCCAGATTGCTACTTGCTTTGCTTCGAAACGCCGAGGGATCGAGCAGGATTGGAGCCTCTATAGCACAGCATTTGAAACAGAGGAACATCGAAGTTGTTTCCGTTACCCGTGGGTGACGTGTAAGCTCTTAACACATAGATGAGATAATGAGCTACGGGCCGCCCGAAAGGTAGAaaccaaagaagaaaactgCAAGAAAGGCCACAATATATGTGCGCCTCCGAGTTTGCCGCGACTAAAATAATTGTCGCATTAGGCATGATGACCCCAATGCACGTAGAAAGAATGGGAAAGGAATATAAAATCAGGGCTCGTGACTTGCAAAATAACCATCACACAATCCTGgtgaatataatatcttttgtATCTCAAGTTAGATTGGATCGAAGGAACCAGGATAATAAACACGGGGATGGTTGATCTCTATATTGGAAAGATGAAGCCATTGCCGGTAAACCTTTACGAAGCTGAAAGTCACGCACCGTTGTTGCGGTTAGAACTAAATGGTGTAGAGCTGGAACTTTCTAACAATATCCACTGATGGACTCAATACAAATTATAATGGAGCATCAGGCCTCTATCCATAACAACACGCAGAGGAATACTGGCCTGTACAACAAGCCAGCTGCATGCAACGTCTCATATGAACGAGTAATGGTCATATGGAACCTTACAAGCGACGGTCTGTAGAGCAATGCGTTATGTGGCTTACATGAGGATAGCTTTGCAGATCACATGCGATTGTTCTGCGGCAAATAGAATGCGCGTATCAATATGCGAATCATTAATTCGTAATGGAAGATAGGAGATCCGTAATTATCCGAGCCTTGCATGGGAATTTCCCAGCTCAAGAATCTGGCCACGCCAGGCCTCATGCATCCACAATTCTCTGCAATGCTGCTCGAACCCAGCTTGTTTCTAGGAAGACGGCACCGGAAATAGCCTCAACAGTAGTTGCCATCAGCTTGTCAGAGACAAAATTGCCCTGGGAGGGATTCTTGCAATTGTACCGATGAAGACCCAGTTCGAACCCCCGCTGGGCAAGGTTCGTATTACTGGCAATGCGGGAGACCATTTGGTTGATTTGCTCTACAACGCAGGTAAAAGCAGCGAAAGTGGACAATATATTTGTTCCGGAAGTGCTGGTTGCGTACCGCGGCTTGCATGCCTAGCGCGACCTTCCCACTGTAAGAAAAGTTGAAGGGCTGAATCTCCAAATAAGAGCCATATCCTTATTACCATCTCGGCCAACTTAAGTAGTTGtgttgagagaggaggaaagaagattgAATACCGTACGTGGCTGGAAGCGAGATTTCAGTCCTACGCTTAAGCTCAACGAGTTCGTCTTGTTCAGTTTAGTCGCATTTGACGATACAACACCTCCGGCAGAAGCTGAGGAGCCAATTATGTTCTAGTACTGTTCTAAATACGGGAATAATCCACCCCGCCAGTAAAGCCTCGAGGATAAGAACTTTTTAGGTCATTCTACTTAGCGACCCGgtctacggagtagatctCTCACTCATCGCG harbors:
- a CDS encoding uncharacterized protein (COG:S;~EggNog:ENOG410PT48), whose translation is MLYLGSPDKFLLLGSMPSKSLTSPSVPIGAPLDTQAVKELFNQFKSLASTTGYDTTLAVYDENTKLYGQLKSKDSELENLRGEINERERKKETALNEMFEAIEKEKGRHKETKEQALLLQKTIEDKEKLISERDKRIGELEKQVKKLQLDNTKERGKLADSQKDVTALQNAKKEKEDTIDKMKSVGADLKERLSTSKKRVKELEEQVSMLKGTLATTQGRLTKLEGFAAGHHEVDEESLVEGFIGLWEFAKTELYPHLNVDFPSETPRDISPWDRLRHCDLVRANQVPLPCSNTSVAKQMRFSVILAILAREIAKHIFQPTYIAPMEDYFEKALSNLAATNSEKESFCRSILLSIDPETQARVCLKNVQSVVKNVSAYLDELLPEDQRNAFLKSLSKVIQRAVDIWKPVQRAQRRYVPDFESPHAEDEWEAFTFPTDENPTTETNANQKNPNNFSLTVFPRICVIENNTCTAFTTVILLSSSHYPWTAAATEISKEPPSPTIGRVLSLWRKGSNNRKNLPLANGGPTKTSKA
- a CDS encoding uncharacterized protein (COG:S;~EggNog:ENOG410PJZ6;~InterPro:IPR027417); the protein is MTEDPRVFFNITPPSSTFICGSQGSRKSHTLSCILESCLIPSKAGQLRNPLTGIVFHYDTFISDTMGSPCEAAFLSSHPDIEVRVLCAPTNLHAIKGAYSRLNIAVSALEIDQKNLNTKRMLDLMAVGQDDGPMPLYMHTVKRILREMRMEQQATHTGFDYCTFKKKVLDSNLTPAQLEPLKQRLEMLESFMPQLQTLPISGKKKAASKGIDWKPKARRLTVVDLSCPCISPETASSLFNICLGIFLEQDPEIGRVLALDEAHKYMNSSLEARGFTETLLSAVRLQRHLGVRMIISTQEPAVSTTLLNLCSTTIVHRLTSRNGCVLCTNIWQERWKVLSVDRRRTTMTRKRFHNFLFLRRS
- a CDS encoding uncharacterized protein (COG:S;~EggNog:ENOG410PSQG;~InterPro:IPR000999,IPR036389;~TransMembrane:2 (o46-67i355-375o);~go_function: GO:0004525 - ribonuclease III activity [Evidence IEA];~go_process: GO:0006396 - RNA processing [Evidence IEA]), which codes for MATPHEPKIETLEKIIGHTFSLKHLIRLARTSAGANPDNYDGNRKLSQLGASLVDSVLAIIVFFIGGSRECTANLRKAFLNKGKYYAAAKRTGIDNCIDYDKRTGPDSPEVLRKAINAIIAAVFLDTWNIKSTVVVILRIFFQTSGDRMFQELPSVSPATVEALVSISKMILALNAGVINPSVLIIERSATTLEVSPMIHRFLEQGSKDPPLSSNAERIVTEKESVTESLSQFLREEIWSSDGDLSRNGTETEAEHDSMARISNGPNAPSTPKGGQVARRPREPHNDSETSVVTPASKRRRRAASTNVSILHGEAARQILLQERQHCAAQNMSPPEYSYFSPAIMTKALRLEKGSLGNLVILLITIASPQSIVALREMMCCARAQKTVDSHRLAVNVTKRRRYEMIKELNQKNALLRLLRWYHLLELFEQCGGSRTRYSMGYVNMTSADFEHPKRGAGNPSRKDDAKIAQAMMKELFPDLSPTSPVYAQEYVAIKHYRKVGQRLYILTDRFGPGILGLTLDPTHESEISDNTLLNPRNETFRDFADLLEESHGQWLSRCSDAAFLLLRPLLEFTLDNTAPFRLELTDPECICMQPKCSESLLKLIS
- a CDS encoding uncharacterized protein (COG:S;~EggNog:ENOG410Q256;~InterPro:IPR000999,IPR036389;~go_function: GO:0004525 - ribonuclease III activity [Evidence IEA];~go_process: GO:0006396 - RNA processing [Evidence IEA]) yields the protein MVSRIASNTNLAQRGFELGLHRYNCKNPSQGNFVSDKLMATTVEAISGAVFLETSWVRAALQRIVDA